The Ficedula albicollis isolate OC2 chromosome 5, FicAlb1.5, whole genome shotgun sequence genome includes the window cccccccccccccccgggggtcCCCGGCCATTCCCCCCGGCCAGCCCACGTGTCCCCCGCTAGTCCTGGATGCCCCCCAGCTACTCCCAGGCGTCTCTCAGCTAGCCCTAGGCGTCCTCCACTAGCCCTGTGAATTCCCCAATTCGTCCCAGGCACCCCATAGTTAGATCTCAGTGTCCTCCAGCTCGTCCCTGGCACCCCCTAATCAGCCCTGGGTGACCCCCACCAGCCCTGGATGTCCCCCAACTCGTCCGTGGTGTCCTCCATCTAACCCAGGCAGTCCCCGGCTAGTCCAAGCCGTTCTACAAtcagccctgggtgtcccccaCTATCCCTGGATGCCCCCCAGCTAGTCACAGGCACCCCACACCTGGCCCTGGCTGTCCCCCACTCTTCCAGGTTGTCCCCCAGCCAAATACCAACACCCCACAGCTGGCCCTGAATGTCCCCCAGCTAATCCTGGGTGTCCCCCTCTAGCCTTGGCTCCCTCCCAGGTACTTCCCAGGGTCTCCCACTAGCCCTGGATATCCCCCAGCTAATCCTAGGTAGCCCCCAGCTAGCCCTAGGTGCCCTTCCCTAGCCGTAGATCCTCCCCAGGTCAGTCCAGGTGTCCCCCACTAGCCTTGGGTGCACCCAGGTAGCTCCAGGGGTCCCCCATCAGCCCTGAGTGCCCGACTAGCCCAGACCCCCCAGTTATTCCTGGTCGCTCCAAGCAGCCCCACGGCCCCTTAGGCCCCGCCCATTCACCAAACCACGCCCACGCGTCACTAGGCCCCGCCCACCGGCGCAAAGTCTCGCGAGATTTGCGGGGGAGGGCGGTGCGAGATGTGCGGCGGCTGTGTGGGCACCGAGTACCCGGAGCGGGTGAGGGCGGGCGCTGGGGGcgccggcaccggcaccggcaccggcaccggcaccggcaccggcaccggcaccggcaccggcaccggcaccggcaccggcaccggcaccggcaccggcaccggcaccggcaccggcaccggcaccggcaccggcaccggcaccggcaccggcaccggcaccggcaccggcaccggcaccggcaccggcaccggcaccggcaccggcaccggcaccggcaccggcaccggcaccggcaccggcaccggcaccggcaccggcaccggcaccggcaccggcaccggcaccggcaccggcaccggcaccggcaccggcaccggcaccggcaccggcaccggcaccggcaccggcaccggcaccggcaccggcaccggcaccggcaccggcaccggcaccggcaccggcaccggcaccggcaccggcaccggcaccggcaccggcaccggcaccggcaccggcaccggcaccggcaccggcaccggcaccggccccccccccccccccccccccccccccccccccccccccccccccccccccccccccccccccccccccccccccccccccccccccccccccccccccccccccccccccccccccccccccccccccccccccccccccccccccccccccccccccccccccccccccccccccccccccccccccccccccccccccccccccccccccccccccccccccccccccccccccccccccccccccccccccccccccccccccccccccccccccccccccccccccccccccccccccccccccccccccccccccccccccccccccccccccccccccccccccccccccccccccccccccccccccccccccccccccccccccccccccccccccccccccccccccccccccccccccccccccccccccccccccccccccccccccccccccccccccccccccccccccccccccccccccccccccccccccccccccccccccccccccccccccccccccccccccccccccccccccccccccccccccccccccccccccccccccccccccccccccccccccccccccccccccccccccccccccccccccccccccccccccccccccccccccccccccccccccccccccccccccccccccccccccccccccccccccccccccccccccccccccccccccccccccccccccccccccccccccccccccccccccccccccccccccccccccccccccccccccccccccccccccccccccccccccccccccccccccccccccccccccccccccccccccccccccccccccccccccccccccccccccccccccccccccccccccccccccccccccccccccccccccccccccccccccccccccccccccccccccccccccccccccccccccccccccccccccccccccccccccccccccccccccccccccccccccccccccccccccccccccccccccccccccccccccccccccccccccccccccccccccccccccccccccccccccccccccccccccccccccccccccccccccccccccccccccccccccccccccccccccccccccccccccccccccccccccccccccccccccccccccccccccccccccccccccccccccccccccccccccccccccccccccccccccccccccccccccccccccccccccccccccccccccccccccccccccccccccccccccccccccccccccccccccccccccccccccccccccccccccccccccccccccccccccccccccccccccccccccccccccccccccccccccccccccccccccccccccccccccccccccccccccccccccccccccccccccccccccccccccccccccccccccccccccccccccccccccggtggggCCCGGTGGGGCCTGGGGGCCTGAGGGGACCTTTGTGGTCTGAGGCTCTTGAGGGCGACATTGGGGGTATCCCTGAGCTGAAGGTTGGGGGTCTTGAGGCCTGGGAAGGGTCGGGGGTCCGGGGGTGTTGAGTGCTGGGGAAGACCTTGTATCTTGAAGATCTTGAGGGATGCTGAAGGCTTTGGGGGAACCTTTGGAGTCTGGAGCTTGGGCGATCTTGAGAGTTAGagagggctggaagggacctttggGATCTGGGGGTCTTGTAGGCTCGGGAGAACAGGTGAAGGTCTTGAAGATTGAGGGCTGAGGGTAGCATTTGGGTTCTGGGGGGGTcctgagggctgggagggattcCTGGGGTGTGATGGGAAGGGCTCAGAGGTCAAAGGAGGGGGAGGATTAGTTTGAGTAGGAAAAATTTGGGGCCTCAATATTTGGGGGGTCCCTGAGGGTGGGAATGGTGGATGCCCAGGGAGGGCGTCTCAAGTTTAGAGGGAATATCACGGAGCTGTCGATGATCATTAAGGGGGGTGAGTTGCTGtggggggaattttggggactTGATGCTTTGGGGACTGCGATGTCTATGCCCTGGGGGTGAGGGCAGGCACAGAGGATTGGGGCTTGTCCCAAGAGATTGGGAGTGGGGGGATATCCCAATGACAGTGTCCATGTCCTCTCACCCTACTGTCCCCTGCTCCACAGACCTGTGCAAGAATTGCCACCACCTGATTGCACGCCACGAGTACACCTTCAGCGTGGTGGATGACTACCAGGTTTGTCTCTTGTCCCCCAAAAGTCCTTCCTGACTCTGTCTCTGGAATTCCAGACCCACCTTTCCACAGGCTGATTCCCACCTTCCCTGGGACAGAGCCTCATGCCTGTGTTCAGGGCTACCTGGAGTCCCCCCAGCACTAGTCCGTGCCTTTTGAGGGAAGCCCAGCTCACCTGGCGTGGGAATGTGGGTGATGGGAGAGGGCTGTGACCCCCATTCCTGATTCCTGGCACATCTCCTATGCAGCAAACGGCTGGAAAAAGGGCTCAGGGGAGCCAGTGGGGCTGGAAATGAGATCCCCTGGCTCTGATTGCAATCGGGGATCAGGTACCGGATCTGGCTCGAGTTTCCCtgtgggggagcagggctgtgggagccccCCTTTTTCCAGcccccccttttccttcccccaggaATACAccatgctgtgcctgctctgcgGCCGTGCTGAGGATTCTGTCAGCATCCTGCCTGACGACCCTCGCCAGATGACCCCGCTGTTCTGATCCCCCGGGATGAgcttccaggagctctgggagatCCCTGGATCCTCAGCACTGTAATTTCTGGGGACCACACAGACATGATTTGCTCCTCCAAACTTCCAGCCTGGGTGCAGCAAACACCCAACACCTGATGCTCCCATGTGTCTGGAGCCTTTTGGCTCCGACCCTGACTGCAAGGATGGGATGCAGTGTCACGGCCCGACCCCCCCAGTGTGCTGAAGACATAAAGGCCTTTTGGCTCCGACCCTGACTGCAAGGATGGGATGCAGTGCCACGGCCCGACCCTCCCAGTGTGCTGAAGACATAAAAGGGTCCCCTGAAAGAGGATCCAAAGGGActcccaccccatcccacctcAGGAGCCCTCATATGTGGGGTAATAAATGTGACGTTTGACAGCTtggtggcagaggcaggagtaTTTCAGGAGTGGGCTTCACCCCCTAGAGTTGGTGAAGGGTGTTGGGGGCTGATGCAGGGGACTTTTTTCATCCCAGGAGCCTGTGGAATTCCTCCTTGgcccttcccagcactggagaGCCCACTGCACTTTCCTGGTGCTCTGCTAAATCCTGCCCAGAAAGGACTTGGATCGTTTTTCCTTACCAAGGAGTTGGTTTGGGATcacttcctcctgccctggggtttgtcacctggccctgccctgctgggaatTCCAATTCCTGAGGCGGGAAGGAACTGGGTGTGGGAAATCACTGCCCTGGGGTGGGTGAGGTGATGCTCTTGGCACTCGGACCCAGCAACACCCATGGGGAACTGGgtgcagccagcctggcaccCACTTATCCCTGAGCCTCCATTTCCTGGATCTGGCACCTCAGGGCTGCgtcctccttcctgctccccccTAAGGCCCCCAAAATCCACATGGGTATGGGTGTGTTCCCAGAAACCTCATGGACCCATATATGCTCCCAAAAACCATGTGGATCCAGGCACGCTCCCTCCAGCTCGTTTATTGCCACCAGCCCACGTTGCCCCGGCGGCTCCAACCCTCTGCCCCCATCAAGCCCCCTCCCCGTGGAGGTTTCAGAGGGGGCTGTCACTCTGCGGAGAGCTGGGGCCATCCCGGGGTGACGCCGGAGCCAGGATCACACCAGAGCCAGGATCATGCCAGGATTACTTGGCTAGCTTGAGGAGACGCTGGATGTCAGGCTCCAGCTGGGCCGTGGGCACACGGGGGCTGTAGCGCCGGAACGGTTCCCCCTCAGGCCCCACCAGGAACTTCTCAAAATTCCAGGAGATGTCGGAGCGCCGCACAGGGCTCCAGGTGACAAAGCGGGGCTCGGCCATCAGGTGTGTGGCCTCGTCGGCTGGTGCAGGCAGGTGAGCCTTGAGGTAGGCGAACACGGGATGGGTGTCAGTCCCGTTCACCTGGCACTTCTGGAACAGGGTGAAGTTGGGCTCGAAGCCACCCCCGGGCCGCACGTGCTTCAGGGTGTTGAGGATCTCCTCGTTAGTGCCGTTCTCCTGCGGCGGGGAAGGAGAAATCCAGAGCCCTGtgtttcccagctcctcacccccTGCCTCGTAGCCCGTAGGACTTACCTGGTATCCAAACTGGTTACAGGGGAATCCCAGCACGACCAGCCGCCGGGGGTAGCGGGCTTGGAGCTGGTTGAGCTGGGTGTAATCCCGCACCGTGGTGCCTCAGAGCGAAGCCACGTTCTCAATCAGGACCACGCGGCCCcggaaaaccccaaaatccacctttTCCCCCTGCAAGGAGGTGGCGCTCAGGTCATAGAAGGACTTGGCGATGGGGACGGTCATGGCTGCAGGCGTGCGGCTGTTTGCGCCCCGTGCCCTGCGCCGCCTCTTAAGGGCTTCCCGGTGCTCACGTCACGGTCCAAAGGTCTCCAGGCCCCACCGCGGCTCAGGAGAAACCGGAGCCGCCCGTCCCACCCGTGGAAGGAGGAAGGTGGCACGGGGCCAAGGCAATGCTCTACCTGCCTCAATAATTCATGGCACGGCTCGGTGCGGCTGCTCATCCTAGTGCCTGCGGGGTGTGGgatgctcccagcctggcacagcgTGTTCTCGAGGGTTGGGAATGATGGTGAGAGTTGGGGAATAACGGGAGTCAGGGAATAATGGGAatctgggagctggggctctgtgaggcagaggaggaggggacaAGTGCCCCAGTACTCCttgcctggtgctgccatggcatCACCTCTGGAGCCTACTGGtctgcccatcccagtgcccaccagGCTTGAGGCCCACTAGTCCCAGTACCAGCTCCACGGCTGTCCTGtggtgcccatcccagtgcctggcAGCATTCTGGTGTCCACCTAGATCCCAGTAGGTTCCACTGTCTTAGTGCCCACCATCATCCCAGTAACCACCCATCCCAGACCGTCACTGTCCCGCTGGCTCATCCCAGTGCCGCCACCAAGctttccagctctgttcccaCAGTTGGGGCTGACCTGGTAGCCTGGCAGGCCATGGTGGAGGCCATGGCACCCCACGGGCACCATGCCCCAtgtgtgtgcccagcctggAAAGGGGACACCATGCTGGCAGCCCCAGATCACCCTCAATTATTGATCACCGCTCGGGTGTCcgtgcccaggctgtgcctgctgccatGGCATCACACCCACAGCCCCCCTGGAGCACACGGAccaccagcccctccagcaTCACCTTTATTCTGCAAACCATTGTGTAAAACCGGGGGTCCCACAGGCATGgggtggcacaggctgggcacacaGTGCCTGGACAGCCCCCACCCGACCTGCAAACCTAGGGGGGCACAGGTGCCAGGATGAGGGCCCCCCCCCTTGCCACCTTCCCATCAcccctgtccctgggggtgtcccGTGTTGACCCCCACTCCATGGGGGTtgccccagtcctgcccctACCATGCCCCCCGACAcaccctggggagggggatCAGGGGGGTCCCAGCCTTCAACACCAGCAGGTTTTGGGGGTGTCCTCactccccaggggctgctgctcatcctcctCCAGGCGGGCCAGGGCGGGGGGGCGGGGCGgcccccgcagccccccccccccccccccccccccccccccccccccccccccccccccccccccccccccccccccccccccccccccccccccccccccccccccccccccccccccccccccccccccccccccccccccccccccccccccccccccccccccccccccccccccccccccccccccccccccccccccccccccccccccccccccccccccccccccccccccccccccccccccccccccccccccccccccccccccccccccccggcggggcgGCCCCCGCAGCTCGTCCAGCTCTTTGCGGTGcgcctgcagcaccagctctgtcAGCCGCGTGAAGGACTGTGGGAGAGGGGTGGGGTGAACCTCGGGGACCCCTCCAGTACCCCCTGAGCTCTCCAGGCCCCCAGGCCAACCCCCACCCCTCAGAACCCCACCAGCCTCCTGCCCCAGTCCCCTCATACCTCCTTGATGTTGAGGTTGCTGCAGGCGCTGGTCTCGTAGAAATCCATCCCGTATTCCCTGGCCAGCTGCGGCACCAGGGGTTTGGCAGGGAGGGGGGTAGCATGATTTGGGGAGAGGGGGGATTCAACACCCCTAGCCTCCCTCTCTGGAACGTGCACAGCTGGGCACGGACagacaggagagctgctgggggggCTGGCATaagggcacacctggggctgaATGTTGGGTGCAGGGGGCCCTGGGAGGGGTGCTGGGTCCAGAAGTCACTGGGAGAAATACCGGGGGGCACTAGGTGCTTTAGAGGTGCAGAGGAGCACGATGGAGTTGCAGGGAGGGATTGGGGGTTGTTGGACACCCTGGGGTAGCACTGAGTGGTAAAGGGGTTTCCTGgatgctctggagctgcaggggggtGGGTCAGTGGTCCCTGGGTTCAGACTGTAGGAGCATGGGGGGGCTCACTGGATACAGGTAGAGATGTTTGGGGATCCCTGGATATGGGTAGGGCTGCAGGAAGGCTATTGGGGCCCATGTGGAATGCAAAGGGGGCTTGTGGAGGGTCTGGCCGTGCTGGGATTGCAGGGAGGTGCACTCGGTGTTTTGGGGGTCAAGACATCCCAAGGGTGACACCGAGGGGGGTCACTGTGTACTTCAAGGGTGCAGGAGACCAtgctggaggtgcagggagAGGCTAGGGGTCTCTAAACATTTTGCAAGTGGGGAAGAGGGAGCATTGGGGGTGCACAACCACTGCAGAGGTGGAGGGGAAGAGGGTTCCTGGACCCTGAGggagctggttttggggtgcctgGGTACAGTCTGCAAGAGGGTGGGGGGGTCCCTGGTTGTCCTAGGAGGGGTTGGGAATGCTTAGGAATCCTGATGCAAGAGGGTGGGGGGGTCCCTGGTTgtcctgggaggggctgggaatgctTAGGAATCCCGGATAGAAGtagggctgcaggagggctgtCAGGGTCCCGAGTGCAGGGGGGGGCTCAGGGAGAGGCTGGGCatgctgggggtgcaggagggGTCCTGCTCCCTGGGGGGGGCACACAGCAGCCCCCgctcacctgcagcccttgCTCTTTGGGCACTTGCCTCTTGTGCTCCTCGTCCGCCTTGTTCCCGATGAGGATTTTCTGGACGCCATCAGGTGCGTACTGGGCAGGAGAACAGTGTACAGGAACATACTGGGCAGGAGAGCATACACGGCTGGGGAACCCCCGGAGCTCCCCTCGTGAGCCCCCACCTCATCCACGTCGCTGGCCCACTTCACGATGTGCTGGTAGGAGCGCTCGCTGCTGATGTCGTACACCAGGAAAATGCCCTGCGGGGAGTGGGGTGCAGCCGTTGACACCCCAAAaccgtgcctcagtttcccctctcCAGGATGGGGGGGCCCCAGTACCTGTGCCCGCCGGTAGTACTGCTTGGTGATGGTCTGGTATCGCTCCTGGCcggctgtgtccctgtccaggGACAGCAGGTCAGTGCCACCACCCATGGCATGAGTTTGGCAGGGCTCAGTCCCTTCCTTGGGTGGGGGGGGACTCAGAGCCCAAgatttcttccctctttcccccaGGATCCAGTGCTGCCACTCACCAGATCTGTATCCGCACCTTGATCCCATCCACTTCGATGGTCTTCATCTTGAAGTCGACACCTGGGATTGAAATGGGAGAggttctggggtgtcctggtgtttccctctgcaggagctgctgtcacttGGTGCTGTCTGGTCCCCTCGccttccctctgcaggagctgctgtcacttGGTGCCATCTGGTCCCCTCGCTTCTCCTGACCCACCCCATGCCCCACCATGGACTGGTGCTGGTCCCCACACCCGGTGCCTGGCCTGGCAGAAGGCCCCAGTGCCAGGTGGTGATCCtggtgctcccagctccctggtgctgcagctgtccagttctcccagttccccAGTGCTACAGTTTCTCGGTGCTGTGGCTAACCAATGCTCCCAGTTCCCGGCTGCACACTGCTCCTGGTTCCCCCGTGCCAGAGTTGCCTGGTCCTCCCAGTTCTCCGGTGTCCATGATTTCTTAGCTCCCTGATGCTCCCGGTTTCCTGGAACCGTGGCTCTCCGGAGCCCGCGGTTTCCCAGTTTCCCTATGCTGCAGCTTCCCGGTGCTCCTGGCTTGTGGATGCCCACGGTTTTACCGTTTCCCGATGCCCACGGCTTCCCGGTTCGAAGCCGTGGATGCCCACGGTTTTACCGTTTCCCGATGCCCACGGCTTCCCGGTTCCCCAGCGCTGCCACTCCCGATGCTCCTTGGCTCCCCGGTGCCCACGGTTTTCCCGCTCTCTGGTTACCTGTCTCCCCATGTTCCTAGTGTTGCAGCTCTCCAGTGCCACGGTTAACCCTTTCCCGGTGCCCTCAGTTTTCCTGTGCCCACCACTCCCCGGTTCCCTGGTTCCCACGACTGCCGGGTGCCCTGTTTCCCGTTTCCCCGATCCTGTGGCTTCCCGGTTCCTCCGCAGTCTCGATTCCCCGATGCCCACGATTTTCCCGTTCCCTGGGTTCCCGTTTCTCGGTTGCTGCATCTCCCTTGTCCTCCCGGTTCTTCCGTTCCCACGGTTTTCCCGCTCCCCGGTTGCCCATTTTCCCGTTTCCCCAGTGCTGCGGCTTCCCAGTACTCACGGTTTCCCGGTGCCAACGGCTCCCCAGTTCCCCGGTTTCCCGTTTCCCCGGTACTGCGACTCCCAGTGCTCCCGGTAACCCGGTGCTGCGCCTCCCCATTGCTCCCGATTCCTTGATGCTCCCGGTTTCGCGTTTCCCCGGTGCCGCGGCTCCCCGTTTCCCCGGTGCTCCCGGTTCTCTGGCTTCCCGTTTCCACGGTGCTGTGGCTCCCAGTCTTCCCGGTTTCCCGGTTCCCCGATGCTCCCGTTTCCCCGGCGCTGTGCCTCCCCACTGCTCCCGCTTCCCCAGTGCTCCCGGTTCCCCGTTTCCCCGCTCCCGCCGCTGCGGCCGCCGTGCGC containing:
- the GPX2 gene encoding glutathione peroxidase 2 isoform X2, with the protein product MGRPVGSRGDAMAAPGKEYWGTCPLLLCLTEPQLPDSHYSLTPVIPQLSPSFPTLENTLCQAGSIPHPAGTRMSSRTEPCHELLRQGEKVDFGVFRGRVVLIENVASLUGTTVRDYTQLNQLQARYPRRLVVLGFPCNQFGYQENGTNEEILNTLKHVRPGGGFEPNFTLFQKCQVNGTDTHPVFAYLKAHLPAPADEATHLMAEPRFVTWSPVRRSDISWNFEKFLVGPEGEPFRRYSPRVPTAQLEPDIQRLLKLAK
- the GPX2 gene encoding glutathione peroxidase 2 isoform X1 is translated as MTVPIAKSFYDLSATSLQGEKVDFGVFRGRVVLIENVASLUGTTVRDYTQLNQLQARYPRRLVVLGFPCNQFGYQENGTNEEILNTLKHVRPGGGFEPNFTLFQKCQVNGTDTHPVFAYLKAHLPAPADEATHLMAEPRFVTWSPVRRSDISWNFEKFLVGPEGEPFRRYSPRVPTAQLEPDIQRLLKLAK
- the RAB15 gene encoding ras-related protein Rab-15 gives rise to the protein MAKQYDVLFRLLLLGDSGVGKTCLLCRFTDNQFHPAHISTIGVDFKMKTIEVDGIKVRIQIWDTAGQERYQTITKQYYRRAQGIFLVYDISSERSYQHIVKWASDVDEYAPDGVQKILIGNKADEEHKRQVPKEQGLQLAREYGMDFYETSACSNLNIKESFTRLTELVLQAHRKELDELRGPPRGLRGPPRPPALARLEEDEQQPLGSEDTPKTCWC